One stretch of Candidatus Baltobacteraceae bacterium DNA includes these proteins:
- a CDS encoding MBL fold metallo-hydrolase: protein MPSCSDHRGQLDSAHHIIDVGQADAILIQTPHGHAIMIDTGGRLEDNESGDVASAAESVGEKIVVPFLIRQGIHDVDAILWSHPHGDHKDLHAHNIETSE from the coding sequence GTGCCCTCGTGCAGTGACCACCGAGGCCAGCTAGACAGTGCGCATCACATCATCGACGTCGGGCAAGCCGACGCGATCCTGATTCAAACGCCACACGGACATGCAATCATGATCGACACCGGCGGACGTCTCGAGGACAATGAGTCCGGCGACGTCGCGTCTGCAGCGGAATCAGTCGGCGAAAAGATTGTCGTGCCGTTTCTGATCCGGCAAGGCATCCATGACGTCGACGCAATTCTTTGGTCGCACCCTCATGGTGACCATAAAGACTTACATGCGCACAATATTGAAACGTCGGAATGA
- a CDS encoding alpha/beta hydrolase, translating into MRVTRRSRDFIVLVAAVIGLSLGADAAQLATFDPGPYLSAQRLVDIGGRRLNLYCSGTSSPTVVLDAGLGGTMALWRLVQLQVAKTTRVCSYDRAGMGFSDPAPPPRDAAAIVTDLHALLHRAGIAPPYVVVGHSVAGLYDRLYADRYPNDVAGMVLVDPVYPHQARDFEMSAPVFAKSLATEETFFSKCSAAASSHELIPGSTIFGACGLLDATELRKQCDIDGFAICRFDELQNNQQSTAAYWQETASEYEAMRGASSTEVQNEQRNYGNLPLMVLTREKGGFGDTDTPVSAEQNLEMWKQMHAAHQRIAATSTAGTDVVVAHSGHDIQFEYPAAVIFAIEKVVDQVRRAQP; encoded by the coding sequence TTGCGGGTAACACGTCGTTCTCGTGATTTCATCGTGCTCGTCGCCGCGGTGATTGGTCTCTCGCTTGGCGCGGATGCTGCCCAATTAGCCACCTTCGATCCCGGTCCGTATTTGAGCGCACAGCGATTGGTCGATATCGGCGGCCGGCGGCTCAACTTGTATTGTTCGGGTACGTCGTCGCCGACGGTCGTGCTGGACGCAGGTCTTGGCGGTACGATGGCCTTGTGGCGTCTCGTGCAACTCCAGGTTGCAAAAACGACACGCGTTTGCTCCTACGATCGCGCAGGAATGGGATTCAGCGATCCGGCGCCTCCGCCGCGTGACGCCGCAGCGATCGTCACGGATCTTCACGCGCTGTTGCATCGCGCCGGGATCGCCCCGCCATACGTTGTCGTCGGACATTCAGTCGCGGGTTTGTACGATCGCCTTTATGCCGATCGCTATCCGAACGATGTGGCCGGGATGGTGCTCGTCGATCCGGTGTATCCGCATCAAGCGCGAGATTTTGAAATGTCAGCGCCCGTCTTTGCGAAATCCTTGGCGACGGAAGAGACTTTCTTTTCCAAATGCTCGGCTGCGGCGTCGTCCCACGAGCTCATCCCCGGCTCCACGATCTTCGGTGCGTGTGGTCTCCTCGATGCAACGGAACTTCGCAAGCAATGCGATATCGACGGTTTCGCGATATGCAGGTTCGACGAGCTGCAAAACAACCAGCAAAGTACGGCCGCCTATTGGCAGGAAACCGCTTCAGAGTATGAGGCCATGCGCGGCGCAAGCTCCACCGAAGTGCAAAACGAACAGCGCAACTATGGAAATCTGCCGCTCATGGTTTTGACTCGCGAAAAAGGCGGTTTCGGTGACACGGACACGCCGGTTTCGGCTGAACAAAACCTCGAAATGTGGAAGCAGATGCATGCCGCACACCAGCGGATTGCTGCGACATCGACAGCCGGCACTGACGTCGTCGTCGCGCATTCGGGGCATGATATTCAGTTCGAGTATCCAGCCGCTGTCATTTTCGCGATCGAGAAAGTCGTCGACCAGGTTCGTCGCGCGCAGCCGTAG
- a CDS encoding MBL fold metallo-hydrolase, with translation MLRLKLGIVVIAAAACALVLRPPRTPRNDLRITFIDVGQADAILIQTPRGHAIMIDTGGRLEQKESGDGASAAESVGEKVVVPFLVRQGIHHVDAILLTHPHGDHKAFDTHNQMKFTPFIRTRQELAHRWLTSLSALEFIARKERRYSFATTNSN, from the coding sequence GTGTTACGACTCAAGCTTGGCATCGTCGTAATCGCGGCGGCGGCGTGTGCACTCGTGTTGCGGCCACCGAGAACGCCACGCAACGACTTGCGCATTACATTCATCGACGTCGGGCAAGCCGATGCGATTCTTATTCAAACGCCGCGCGGACACGCGATCATGATCGACACCGGTGGTCGACTCGAACAGAAGGAATCCGGCGACGGCGCGTCAGCAGCTGAATCTGTTGGCGAGAAAGTCGTCGTGCCGTTCTTGGTCCGCCAAGGCATCCATCACGTCGACGCGATCTTACTCACGCATCCTCATGGTGACCATAAAGCTTTTGATACGCACAACCAAATGAAATTTACTCCGTTCATACGCACCAGGCAAGAGCTCGCCCACCGATGGTTGACGAGCCTCTCCGCACTGGAGTTCATTGCTAGAAAAGAACGTCGGTATTCGTTCGCCACAACGAATTCGAATTGA
- a CDS encoding HAD family acid phosphatase → MRSFALTILTAMLLIPSAARADVPSFTVDRGIPNLDTVETRIIKYYDSGEYAADTTTITARLQSYVNARLKQSLRKPAVVFDIDDTALVSYPYERKMDFTYDSKSWRTWESENKFPPIRATLQLVRRLMQEHVAVFFVTGRRQPETALTKRELAEAGYPTPAGFYLRPASDHAKSVIPFKSGARAAIAARGYTILASIGDQWSDLRGGHAERLYKLPNPMYFIP, encoded by the coding sequence ATGCGCTCCTTTGCCCTCACCATCCTTACCGCCATGCTGCTTATTCCCTCAGCAGCACGCGCGGACGTTCCATCGTTCACCGTCGACCGCGGGATTCCGAATCTCGACACCGTCGAGACCCGAATCATCAAATACTACGATTCCGGCGAGTACGCCGCCGACACCACGACTATTACGGCGCGCTTGCAATCGTACGTCAACGCGCGACTCAAGCAGAGCCTGCGAAAACCGGCGGTCGTTTTCGACATCGACGATACCGCGCTAGTCTCGTATCCGTATGAACGTAAAATGGATTTCACCTACGATTCGAAGTCGTGGCGAACGTGGGAAAGCGAAAACAAGTTTCCGCCGATCCGAGCGACGTTGCAACTCGTGCGACGGCTGATGCAAGAGCACGTTGCAGTCTTCTTCGTCACGGGTCGCCGTCAACCGGAAACGGCGTTGACGAAACGTGAGCTTGCGGAGGCGGGATATCCGACACCAGCCGGCTTCTACCTTCGGCCGGCTTCCGATCACGCAAAGTCCGTGATTCCGTTCAAATCGGGCGCCCGCGCCGCAATAGCAGCACGCGGCTACACAATCCTCGCAAGCATCGGCGATCAATGGAGCGACTTGCGCGGCGGACATGCGGAGCGGCTCTACAAGCTCCCAAACCCGATGTACTTTATCCCGTGA
- a CDS encoding OFA family MFS transporter, with amino-acid sequence MAAFFDRSHSIAKPGFSRWLVPPAALCIHLCIGEAYAFSVFTKPMAQAIGVTAPKPGIDWTVPQLGWIFSLAILCLGLASAFGGKWVERVGPRMAMFVSALFFCGGLIVSGIGVNLHVLPLVYLGYGVIGGIGLGIAYISPVSTLIKWFPDRPGLATGTAIMGFGGGALIGAPLSVFLMKRFADATGTGVSQTMIALGVLYFIWMFVGSMIVRVPAEGWKPAGYVAPVEAKRMITTQNVLLDQALKTPQFYLLWAVLFLNVTAGIGVLGQASLMIQEMFGVTAVAAAGFVGLMSIFNMAGRIFWASISDFIGRKMTYVIFFVLGAILYVLVPTFGHMGSVVLFVIAFLVIISMYGGGFATVPAYLRDLFGTVNVGAIHGVLLTAWSAAGVAGPVAVNYIREYQITHGVAKADAYSITMYLMAILLVVGLVCNLAIKALNERYYVQTQTATV; translated from the coding sequence GTGGCAGCTTTCTTTGACCGCTCGCATTCTATTGCGAAACCGGGGTTCAGTCGTTGGCTTGTACCGCCGGCGGCACTCTGTATACATCTCTGCATCGGTGAAGCGTACGCGTTCAGCGTCTTCACGAAACCGATGGCACAGGCGATCGGCGTAACGGCTCCCAAGCCGGGCATTGACTGGACCGTCCCACAGCTTGGATGGATATTTAGCCTCGCAATCCTTTGTCTCGGATTGGCATCCGCATTCGGCGGCAAGTGGGTCGAACGCGTCGGCCCGCGCATGGCAATGTTCGTCTCTGCATTGTTTTTCTGCGGTGGGCTCATCGTCTCAGGAATCGGCGTCAATCTTCACGTGTTGCCGCTCGTATATCTCGGCTATGGCGTAATCGGCGGGATCGGCCTCGGAATCGCCTACATCTCACCGGTATCGACGCTGATCAAGTGGTTTCCGGATCGTCCCGGTCTTGCTACGGGAACGGCGATCATGGGTTTCGGCGGCGGCGCGCTGATCGGCGCACCGCTTTCCGTATTTCTCATGAAGCGCTTCGCGGATGCGACCGGCACGGGCGTCTCGCAGACGATGATCGCGCTGGGCGTTCTCTATTTCATCTGGATGTTCGTCGGCTCGATGATCGTTCGCGTACCCGCGGAAGGATGGAAGCCAGCGGGTTATGTCGCTCCGGTCGAAGCGAAGCGCATGATCACGACCCAGAATGTGCTTCTCGACCAAGCGCTCAAAACGCCGCAGTTCTACCTCTTGTGGGCCGTTCTGTTTCTCAACGTTACGGCCGGTATCGGTGTGCTGGGTCAGGCCTCACTGATGATTCAAGAGATGTTCGGCGTCACTGCGGTCGCAGCCGCAGGTTTCGTCGGACTGATGAGCATCTTCAACATGGCTGGCCGAATATTCTGGGCCTCAATTTCGGATTTCATCGGCCGCAAGATGACGTATGTGATCTTCTTCGTCTTGGGAGCGATCTTGTACGTGCTCGTGCCGACGTTCGGTCACATGGGCAGCGTCGTGCTCTTCGTTATCGCATTCCTCGTGATCATCAGCATGTACGGCGGGGGATTCGCGACGGTCCCCGCATATTTGCGCGATCTCTTTGGAACGGTTAACGTCGGCGCGATTCACGGCGTGCTTCTGACCGCGTGGTCAGCCGCCGGTGTCGCGGGTCCGGTTGCCGTGAATTACATTCGCGAATACCAGATCACGCACGGCGTCGCGAAAGCGGATGCGTACTCGATCACCATGTACTTGATGGCGATCTTGCTCGTCGTCGGTCTCGTCTGCAATTTGGCGATAAAGGCGTTGAACGAACGTTACTACGTGCAGACGCAAACGGCGACGGTTTAG
- the msrA gene encoding peptide-methionine (S)-S-oxide reductase MsrA translates to MSETAILAGGCFWGMQELLRSYPGVISTRVGYSGGDVPNATYRNHGTHAEALEVVFDPSKLSYRQILEFFFQIHDPTTLNRQGNDRGTSYRSAVYYTSDEQKRVAEEAIADVNASGLWPGKVVTEVAPAGPFWEAEPEHQDYLQTYPNGYTCHFIRPGWKLAQRAKA, encoded by the coding sequence ATGAGTGAAACCGCAATTCTTGCCGGTGGCTGCTTCTGGGGGATGCAAGAGCTCCTTCGCAGCTACCCAGGCGTTATCTCCACCCGCGTCGGGTATTCCGGCGGCGACGTTCCGAACGCGACGTATCGCAATCACGGAACGCACGCGGAAGCGCTGGAGGTCGTTTTCGATCCGAGTAAGCTGAGCTATCGCCAGATTTTGGAGTTCTTTTTCCAGATCCACGACCCGACGACGCTCAATCGTCAAGGCAACGATCGAGGCACGAGTTATCGTTCAGCGGTCTACTACACGAGCGATGAACAGAAGCGCGTGGCGGAAGAAGCGATCGCCGACGTCAACGCCTCCGGGCTCTGGCCGGGCAAAGTCGTCACCGAAGTTGCCCCAGCCGGCCCGTTTTGGGAAGCCGAACCCGAGCATCAGGACTACCTCCAGACCTACCCCAACGGCTACACCTGTCATTTCATCCGCCCGGGCTGGAAGCTGGCACAGCGTGCCAAAGCCTAG
- a CDS encoding GNAT family N-acetyltransferase, giving the protein MENWSRDGYAISTDPARLDPGAVHAYLSKESYWATGIPRDVVERSLRNSLCFGLYWDEAQIGFTRVVTDYATMAYVGDVFVLPEHRGRGLSKWMMECVLHHPELQHLRRWILVTRDAHGLYRKFGFTALKRPEGYMELHDPDIYHT; this is encoded by the coding sequence ATGGAAAACTGGAGCCGCGACGGCTACGCGATCTCGACCGATCCAGCCCGGCTAGACCCGGGCGCGGTTCACGCGTACCTGTCTAAGGAATCATACTGGGCAACCGGTATCCCGCGGGACGTCGTCGAGCGATCGCTGCGAAACTCACTGTGTTTCGGACTCTACTGGGACGAAGCGCAAATCGGATTCACACGGGTCGTCACCGATTATGCCACGATGGCGTATGTTGGTGACGTCTTCGTTTTGCCCGAGCATCGCGGTCGCGGACTTTCCAAATGGATGATGGAATGCGTGCTGCATCATCCCGAGCTGCAACATCTGCGCCGATGGATTCTCGTGACGCGCGATGCGCACGGCTTATACCGTAAGTTTGGATTTACCGCTCTCAAACGTCCCGAAGGCTACATGGAGCTTCACGATCCAGATATCTACCACACGTAA
- a CDS encoding dienelactone hydrolase family protein — protein sequence MDKVDIKTRDGKCPAYVFRPSGKGPWPAVLVFMDGVGIRPAMLELGERLATYGYFVLLPDLFYRAGSYEPMDHTVFSDADKRKTLMEKFIGPTTQDKVMSDTRAFIDYIAAQPDVKPGPIATTGYCLGGLMSLTAAGMYPDEIVAAASYHGGRLATDSPTSPHLLAPKMKARVYVAGAIEDQSFTDEQKALLEKALTDARVDHKIETYPNKHGWVFRDLPVYDKAGEDRHWTSLTELLKAKLAA from the coding sequence ATGGATAAAGTCGATATCAAAACCCGCGACGGTAAGTGTCCCGCATACGTCTTTCGCCCGAGCGGCAAAGGGCCGTGGCCCGCGGTACTCGTTTTCATGGATGGCGTGGGAATTCGGCCGGCGATGCTCGAGCTGGGGGAACGGCTCGCGACGTACGGCTATTTTGTCTTGCTGCCCGACCTCTTCTACCGTGCGGGCTCTTACGAGCCGATGGACCACACCGTGTTCAGCGATGCGGACAAGCGCAAGACGTTGATGGAAAAATTCATTGGGCCTACTACCCAAGATAAAGTCATGTCGGATACGCGCGCGTTCATCGACTACATTGCCGCGCAACCTGACGTGAAGCCGGGTCCGATTGCCACGACCGGCTACTGTTTGGGCGGTTTGATGTCGCTCACTGCTGCGGGGATGTATCCCGACGAAATCGTTGCCGCCGCATCCTATCACGGTGGGCGGCTGGCAACCGATAGCCCGACGAGTCCACATTTACTCGCGCCAAAGATGAAGGCGCGCGTCTACGTCGCCGGCGCAATCGAAGATCAATCGTTCACGGACGAGCAGAAGGCGCTGCTCGAGAAGGCGTTGACGGACGCACGCGTCGACCACAAGATCGAAACCTATCCCAACAAGCACGGCTGGGTATTCCGCGACCTCCCGGTGTATGACAAAGCGGGCGAAGACCGTCACTGGACCTCACTTACCGAACTCTTGAAAGCGAAGCTTGCAGCATGA
- a CDS encoding PaaI family thioesterase, whose amino-acid sequence MTLLEKVRDRKLPFVQVLGIEFLIAESEKLVAKMIVRPEFIGANDRIHGGVLMAFADTIGGFATFINLPEGSNGTTTMESKTNFIRPTKTGATLIATATPLHKGRRTQVWTTRIEDDGRLVAVVTQTQIIL is encoded by the coding sequence GTGACATTACTCGAGAAAGTCAGGGACCGCAAACTTCCATTCGTTCAAGTTCTCGGCATCGAGTTCTTGATCGCAGAATCGGAAAAGCTTGTCGCGAAAATGATCGTGCGTCCCGAGTTCATCGGGGCCAACGATCGCATTCACGGCGGCGTGCTCATGGCGTTTGCCGATACCATCGGCGGATTCGCGACCTTCATAAATCTACCTGAAGGCTCGAACGGCACCACGACAATGGAAAGCAAGACGAACTTCATCAGGCCGACAAAGACCGGCGCTACCCTTATCGCGACCGCAACGCCCTTACACAAAGGCCGGCGAACGCAAGTGTGGACGACGCGAATTGAGGACGACGGCCGCCTCGTGGCCGTCGTCACTCAAACGCAGATTATTCTGTGA
- a CDS encoding RidA family protein, protein MSITRIGLGARMSKAVRHGYTIYLAGQVPDDANEDVAGQTRQVLAKIDAILAEVGTDKSHLLSATIYLRDIATFNQMNGVWDAWVDPKNTPARATVEAKLARPEFGVEISVIAATKV, encoded by the coding sequence ATGAGTATCACTCGCATCGGCCTCGGTGCGCGCATGAGCAAAGCCGTGCGCCACGGATACACGATCTATCTTGCCGGTCAAGTTCCCGACGATGCGAACGAAGACGTCGCCGGACAAACGCGCCAAGTGCTTGCGAAGATCGATGCGATCCTCGCCGAGGTCGGAACGGACAAATCGCATCTGCTTTCCGCGACGATCTACTTGCGCGATATTGCGACGTTCAATCAGATGAACGGCGTATGGGACGCATGGGTCGATCCGAAAAATACACCGGCGCGCGCGACGGTCGAAGCGAAGTTGGCCCGGCCGGAATTTGGGGTCGAGATCAGCGTCATCGCGGCAACTAAAGTTTAG
- a CDS encoding pentapeptide repeat-containing protein: MANLMLNDAARVVLAVLLNSLWQGALIGLVAWGVLRIFSRANAATRYAIWALALVAMFVIPIFTSLPRVSVEAAPAHTAWMPSIPASSQLQAPAPQSPVSHHNTVRAARFPFNLSAPQVKIPTAFALAVFVVWALAALVVLGRLIFAIVSLEKLKSDSLPLDVAYRDQMPEWTSAIKGFRDVRICVSDAIEVPVAVGLFDAMILLPRGLVASLDPKEIDQIALHELGHLRRNDDWTNALQRVACSLMFFNPAAWFVSRQLDLEREVACDDYVLRTTGAARSYAFCLTRIAEVTSWPQRGVAAPGVFITRRNISIRIERLLRTGRTIGSSIAPEIAATVAVALVLVSVLLRTMTPSVAYTLPATKDKDDIANPLIVKVIQQPAWDTHEKATQKVKATVTDAQAAHLQKVKPEAPAMPTLPKVAPMPHLQKVAQLEPMPDVKKIEQDAGKAAADAEASGMDIGTAIGASVAAAVTKAVGATTMDDVCTGCDYSESDLHNHDFARKHLNGANFEGTNLRGAVFDRAQLTGANFEGADLRDASFTHANLLGCNLDGARLAGAHFENARLTGCNVNAQDLSPQQAREFLISCTGCNFDDVDLHGMDLRNLHIKGANLDGADLRGADLSGSTFMGVNFDGARLDGAKLDGAKFYGCNFNGVDFKNVDVSKATFFGSSRRDVHLHSFLQSPTGHGRARVRVSRCDAEDYAPA; this comes from the coding sequence ATGGCTAACCTGATGCTGAACGACGCCGCACGCGTCGTCCTTGCTGTGCTTCTCAACAGCCTTTGGCAGGGAGCGTTGATTGGGCTCGTCGCTTGGGGAGTTCTGCGTATCTTCTCGCGCGCGAATGCCGCAACGCGTTATGCTATTTGGGCGCTGGCGCTCGTCGCGATGTTCGTCATTCCGATCTTTACGAGCCTGCCGCGCGTCAGCGTCGAAGCCGCACCCGCCCATACTGCTTGGATGCCTTCCATTCCGGCGTCGTCGCAGTTGCAGGCGCCTGCACCTCAATCGCCGGTTTCGCACCACAACACGGTACGCGCCGCCCGCTTCCCGTTCAATCTGTCGGCACCGCAAGTCAAGATTCCGACGGCGTTTGCGCTGGCCGTTTTCGTCGTGTGGGCACTTGCCGCGCTGGTCGTGCTCGGCCGCTTGATCTTTGCGATCGTCTCGCTCGAGAAACTCAAGAGCGATTCATTACCGCTCGACGTCGCATATCGCGATCAAATGCCCGAATGGACCTCGGCGATCAAAGGTTTTCGTGACGTGCGCATCTGCGTCTCCGATGCGATCGAAGTGCCGGTCGCGGTCGGCTTGTTCGATGCGATGATTCTCTTGCCTCGAGGCCTCGTTGCGTCGCTCGACCCCAAAGAGATCGATCAGATTGCACTGCACGAACTCGGCCATCTGCGCCGCAACGACGATTGGACGAATGCGCTCCAGCGCGTCGCGTGCAGCCTCATGTTTTTCAATCCGGCTGCGTGGTTCGTCTCGCGCCAACTCGACCTCGAGCGTGAGGTCGCGTGCGACGACTACGTCCTCCGAACGACCGGAGCGGCGCGCTCCTACGCGTTCTGCCTCACGCGTATCGCCGAGGTCACTTCGTGGCCGCAGCGTGGAGTCGCCGCTCCCGGCGTTTTCATCACTCGCCGCAACATCTCGATTCGTATCGAACGCTTGTTGCGCACCGGCCGCACGATCGGTTCGTCGATTGCGCCCGAGATCGCGGCGACCGTCGCGGTGGCGCTGGTGCTGGTGTCGGTATTGTTGCGCACGATGACTCCGAGCGTCGCCTATACGCTTCCCGCTACCAAAGACAAAGACGACATCGCGAATCCGCTCATCGTCAAGGTTATTCAACAGCCGGCTTGGGACACACACGAGAAAGCGACGCAGAAGGTGAAGGCGACCGTAACCGACGCTCAAGCCGCGCATCTCCAAAAGGTCAAGCCCGAAGCTCCCGCTATGCCGACGTTGCCAAAAGTCGCGCCGATGCCGCACCTGCAAAAGGTCGCGCAGCTCGAGCCGATGCCCGATGTGAAAAAGATCGAGCAAGATGCGGGCAAGGCAGCCGCGGATGCCGAGGCGTCCGGCATGGACATCGGCACGGCGATCGGTGCGAGCGTGGCCGCTGCCGTCACCAAGGCAGTCGGCGCGACCACGATGGACGACGTGTGCACCGGATGTGACTACAGCGAAAGTGATCTGCACAATCACGATTTCGCGCGCAAACATCTCAACGGCGCGAATTTCGAGGGTACGAATCTTCGCGGCGCCGTCTTCGATCGCGCCCAGCTAACCGGAGCGAACTTCGAAGGCGCAGACCTGCGGGATGCATCCTTCACGCATGCTAATCTGCTCGGCTGTAATCTCGACGGCGCCCGTCTCGCCGGCGCGCACTTCGAGAATGCGCGGTTGACCGGCTGCAATGTCAACGCACAGGATCTCTCGCCGCAACAGGCCCGCGAATTCTTGATCTCGTGCACGGGCTGTAACTTCGACGACGTCGATCTGCACGGCATGGATCTGCGCAACCTGCACATCAAGGGAGCCAATCTCGACGGCGCCGATCTCCGTGGCGCGGATCTTTCGGGATCTACCTTCATGGGCGTCAATTTCGATGGCGCGCGCCTCGACGGCGCCAAGCTCGACGGCGCGAAATTCTATGGTTGCAACTTCAACGGAGTCGACTTCAAAAACGTCGACGTCTCGAAAGCGACCTTCTTCGGATCGTCGAGACGCGACGTTCATTTGCACAGCTTCTTGCAGAGCCCGACGGGACACGGACGGGCTCGCGTCCGCGTCTCTCGCTGCGATGCCGAGGACTACGCGCCCGCGTAA
- a CDS encoding BlaI/MecI/CopY family transcriptional regulator, which yields MPRKQSPTLTDAELRVMEVLWRLVRGTVSEISEAMPPPALAYNTVLTTLRILEQKGHVGHEQSGRAYIYRPVTARDAAEQSAIKSVVSKFFGNNASALALRVIENERLSEDELQRLRSLIERYDEES from the coding sequence ATGCCTCGAAAGCAATCGCCCACGCTGACCGACGCCGAGCTTCGCGTGATGGAGGTGCTGTGGCGCCTCGTCCGCGGGACGGTGTCCGAAATCTCCGAGGCTATGCCGCCGCCGGCCCTGGCCTACAATACCGTGCTCACGACACTGCGGATCCTCGAGCAGAAGGGACATGTCGGGCACGAGCAATCCGGACGGGCCTACATCTATAGGCCGGTGACCGCCAGGGACGCGGCCGAGCAGTCCGCGATCAAATCGGTCGTTTCGAAGTTTTTTGGAAACAATGCGAGCGCTCTCGCGCTACGTGTGATCGAGAATGAGCGCCTGTCCGAAGACGAGCTGCAGCGTTTGCGCTCGCTTATCGAGCGCTATGACGAGGAATCGTGA
- a CDS encoding peptide ABC transporter substrate-binding protein, with translation MKRLSILAAFVALLGAYQPHVLTYADGGDISSLNPFLATEGNAPLYSELTMAQFVRFDAHGNPIPELITEIPTRTNGGISNDGKTITYHLRPNVKWSDGHPFDADDVIFTVAVAKDDRNNLYIRDPWDRITSVSAPNKYTVLFHLEEPYATFIEDYFSTQSSSCILPRHIIGPGTQINQAPYNSLPVGIGPFRYAAYKRGDSVVMEANPYYWRGRPKLQRVVYKIITDQNTLMTQLQTGEISLWPAINGPLLDRAKALPGKRSTTWLTNFVGGIFFNVAKPQLSDPHVRRALRLATDRATLFDKVVHRNGVLTQSLVPRTSVDYLDISVTKLDPDAAARMLDAAGWKLGGDGLRHKNGVALTIDLAIPSGYQPSEILASILKEDWAKIGVGVTIHMWSTPQFFAPYTSGGIIQRGRFDAALYSNASGPIFASINGYFDCASIPPRGGNSDRYCNHQVDALDNRYLHSYDPRVRRQAAAAMQRLLDQDAPAITIYERKYVSVFDNRLTGYYPSSFSFWGDPLELDI, from the coding sequence ATGAAACGTTTATCTATTCTGGCGGCGTTCGTGGCGCTACTCGGCGCATACCAGCCACACGTCCTTACGTACGCGGATGGCGGCGACATCTCGTCGCTGAATCCGTTCCTTGCGACGGAAGGTAACGCGCCGCTCTACTCCGAGCTAACGATGGCGCAATTCGTTCGGTTTGATGCGCACGGGAATCCGATCCCCGAGCTGATTACCGAGATCCCCACTCGCACGAACGGCGGCATTAGCAACGACGGCAAGACGATTACGTATCATCTCCGTCCTAACGTGAAGTGGAGCGACGGGCATCCGTTCGATGCAGACGACGTCATCTTCACGGTCGCCGTGGCGAAAGACGATCGCAATAATCTCTACATCAGAGATCCATGGGACCGCATCACATCGGTAAGCGCACCAAACAAATACACGGTGCTCTTTCACCTCGAGGAACCGTACGCAACGTTCATCGAGGATTATTTCTCGACCCAGAGCTCGTCGTGCATATTGCCGCGGCATATCATCGGGCCGGGAACGCAGATCAACCAGGCGCCGTACAATAGCTTGCCCGTCGGCATCGGGCCGTTTCGTTACGCAGCCTATAAACGCGGCGACAGCGTCGTAATGGAGGCTAATCCCTACTATTGGCGCGGCCGGCCAAAGCTGCAGCGCGTCGTCTACAAGATCATCACGGATCAAAATACGCTCATGACGCAGCTGCAGACGGGCGAGATCTCGTTGTGGCCGGCGATCAACGGTCCATTACTCGATCGCGCAAAGGCGCTGCCGGGAAAACGGTCGACGACATGGCTGACCAATTTTGTCGGAGGCATCTTTTTCAACGTCGCCAAACCGCAATTGTCCGATCCGCACGTGCGGCGCGCGCTAAGGCTCGCGACCGATCGCGCCACGCTCTTCGATAAGGTCGTCCATCGCAATGGCGTACTCACGCAATCGCTTGTCCCGCGAACCTCGGTCGACTATCTCGACATCTCCGTTACGAAACTCGACCCGGACGCGGCTGCGCGCATGCTCGATGCTGCCGGGTGGAAGCTCGGAGGCGACGGCCTTCGCCACAAAAACGGCGTGGCGCTGACGATCGATCTCGCGATTCCCTCCGGCTACCAGCCAAGCGAGATCCTCGCTTCGATCCTCAAAGAGGATTGGGCAAAAATCGGCGTTGGCGTCACGATCCACATGTGGTCGACGCCGCAGTTTTTTGCTCCATATACGAGCGGCGGAATCATACAGCGAGGGCGATTCGACGCTGCCTTGTATTCGAACGCATCGGGCCCCATCTTCGCGAGCATCAACGGCTATTTCGACTGCGCCTCAATCCCGCCGCGCGGCGGCAACTCGGATCGCTATTGCAATCATCAGGTCGACGCGCTCGATAACCGGTATCTGCATTCATACGATCCGCGCGTGCGCCGCCAAGCTGCCGCGGCGATGCAGCGGCTTCTCGATCAGGATGCTCCTGCGATCACGATCTACGAACGCAAGTACGTTTCCGTCTTCGACAATCGCTTGACGGGCTATTACCCTAGCTCGTTCTCGTTTTGGGGCGACCCGTTGGAGCTAGATATCTAG